In the Methanophagales archaeon genome, TGACTTTCCGCTTCCGGTCTTAGCCAATATGCTGCAATGCTTCTGGATCAGTTCTTCCTTCCTTAGATACACCGGTATATTACGCCCGTCCAGTAGTCCTAAGTAGATGCCACCTGATCTCAGTCCGAGTGTCTCGATGATAAAAGCACGGTCTGCCTTGAAGACTTTATCATTACGAGAGACCGTGCTATTTGGCTGCATTAAAAACCCTCTATCATCTTTGTAACCTATAATCTCCGCAGTTGCCTTCTTCTTATCTCCCTCCGTCAGCTTCACTACGCGTGCCAGTACCCACCCATCAAGCTCGTTCCAGACTTTTACATACTCATTTAGCCTTACTTCTCCACTCACAATGAAATCGAACTTATGTAATTGCACCTCGCCTGTTACTGTCCCTACTAATTTGTACATCCCAAACCAAACCAGATCAAATCAGATCAACTTCGCATTCACCATTCCATTCTGACCCGGTCTGTTCGTGACCAGCGCATCACCCAGCTCGGTCTCTATCACTGCGCCCTTCGTCACTATATTCCGCCTGATGTAGAACGGATTGGCAGGATTGCTCTTCACAGTGATGATCCGCGCCTTCTTTGTCGTACCGCTTCGCGGGTCTGCGACGTTAGCATACTCACAGCGCAGCAGTCGTGCTTTTATATTACCTCCCATCGTCCTCACTATCTTCCGCTTTTCAGTGCCGATGACCGTCTCTGCAGCCGGGCGACCAGCCTCATATGCTCGCTTCTTCCTATGTCTATGCAACCTCCCCCCCGTAGGTTTCCTGACGGATTTACCTTGCCATCTCATCTCCTTTTCACCTCATTCTATCTCACATCATGCATCATGGACCCTCAAAGCCACACGCCTCACATCTGTACAAATTACTCTGCTTCCGACACTTCGCGCATCTACCTATTTCCACCTTGCCACAGTTAGGGCACGGAAAGACCGTGTAGCCCTTTTCCAGCAGTTTCGCTTTGCAGGACGTGCAATATTCTATCATAGTTCGCTCCTTCCCTCAGTATTTTCATCCCCTTCGTCATATCCACTATCGTGGACGGTATACCATATTTACATTTACCTCCATTTATAATAACATCAGCTTTTATCTTCACTTCCTCTACATATACCGGTGGCTTCTCGCCCGTTAGATTCGCACTCGTCGCGGTTATGGGTCCCGTCTCGCTTATTATCCGCGTTGCTATCCGATTTTCGGGGAACCTTACGCCGACAACCTGCGAATGTGCTGTTAAAACATCGGGAACTATCTCCTTCTTCCTTAGTAATATCGTG is a window encoding:
- a CDS encoding 30S ribosomal protein S8e, which encodes MRWQGKSVRKPTGGRLHRHRKKRAYEAGRPAAETVIGTEKRKIVRTMGGNIKARLLRCEYANVADPRSGTTKKARIITVKSNPANPFYIRRNIVTKGAVIETELGDALVTNRPGQNGMVNAKLI
- a CDS encoding DUF1610 domain-containing protein, with amino-acid sequence MIEYCTSCKAKLLEKGYTVFPCPNCGKVEIGRCAKCRKQSNLYRCEACGFEGP
- a CDS encoding threonylcarbamoyl-AMP synthase, with protein sequence MPITTLEARIANAIEAIKSGGTVVYPTETVYGLGAAALSEEAVMKVYELKRRSLSMPISLAVSSFEMLHEVAHVEQSYMGIITRLLPGPVTILLRKKEIVPDVLTAHSQVVGVRFPENRIATRIISETGPITATSANLTGEKPPVYVEEVKIKADVIINGGKCKYGIPSTIVDMTKGMKILREGANYDRILHVLQSETAGKGLHGLSVP